Genomic DNA from Taurinivorans muris:
CCGCCGTCGGCAAAGCCCCTGGCCTCAAAGCCGGTGGAGCGCAGGGTGTAAAGCTCAATATCCCGAATGCTGGCATCGTCCTCTACACACCAAATCATAGCGCTTCTCCTTTGTGTTCCCCGGTCACGGCAAAAATCACCCATTCCGCAATATTGACCGCGTGATCTCCGATGCGTTCCAGGTATTTGTCGATCATCAGCAAATCAAGAGCGTGTTCGCCGCAGTCCGGGTTTGCCGCGATGCTCCCGATCAGCACCTGTTTTACCCGGTCAAAGCACTGATCCACAATGTCGTCATGGGCAATCACCAGCTTGGCCCGGACAGTATCTTTCTGGACGTAGGAATCCACGCTTTCCGTGACCATCTTGATGACCTCCGCCGCCATTTCCCGGATATGGCCCACATCCTCCGGCACATACCCCTGGGCCAGACACGCCCGTATGATCTCTGCAATGTCCGCCGCCTGATCTCCGATGCGCTCCATATCCGTGATGATCTTCATGGCGGCGGAAATCTGCCGCAGGTCGCGGGCCACCGGCTGCTGCTGGAGCAGCAGCTTCAGACACAGCGTTTCAATGTCCCGCTC
This window encodes:
- the phoU gene encoding phosphate signaling complex protein PhoU, encoding MRSRFDSQLALLNTKLIQMGALCEEAISKAAKALEAGDPALAETVKPLEGEIDQMERDIETLCLKLLLQQQPVARDLRQISAAMKIITDMERIGDQAADIAEIIRACLAQGYVPEDVGHIREMAAEVIKMVTESVDSYVQKDTVRAKLVIAHDDIVDQCFDRVKQVLIGSIAANPDCGEHALDLLMIDKYLERIGDHAVNIAEWVIFAVTGEHKGEAL